A window from Erythrobacter sp. YJ-T3-07 encodes these proteins:
- a CDS encoding M13 family metallopeptidase, producing MIRTFLATASVAALAIAAPAAAHEGDAPDGIEMLLQDDGSSEGETATPTMSFGEWGVDTSLLSDTIEPGDDFFAYVNQKWLDANPLPPEYSRFGAFNLLREKSTSDVNTLVDSLLEKPAAQLTSDEKRIVDAYNSYADTDAINAAGLAPAQPFLDKIRDAGTLAELATLWGTPGYSSPMGGGVSVDSKEPTRYSVYVGSGGLGLPDRDYYLDETDKGREIQAKYREYLTFLLKEAGYDDPAAMAQSVYNFEDSIARKVSWDRATRRNRDLTYNALTPDELGALAGGFPLTALLTASGFADTDRFIVGDLPPSLEQAKELGLTDDTLDKIGGGTPALMELAVNTPVEVLQAWTIKEFLENNASVLPTRFDDADFAFYGKVLQGTPEQRPRWKRAIDETEGLLGELLGKSYVAEYFPAENKAAMEELVANLRVALRQSIGEIDWMGEATKEEALDKLDSFDPKIGYRDNLETYQGLTITPGDPIANRMAAARWQWKDNLSKLGGPIDRTEWFMLPQTVNAYYNSTKNEIVFPAAILQQPFFALSNDPAVNYGGIGGVIGHEMGHGFDDQGSKSDGTGMLRNWWTDADRAAFDKLGDALVAQYNSYCPLDDGETCVNGRLTLGENIGDLGGLSLAYRAYKLSLNGKEDKVIDGLTGDQRFFLAWAQVWRSQQREEAARTRLLTDPHSPEEFRVNGIVRNMDAWYDAFNVTPQDDLYLPPEERIRIW from the coding sequence ATGATCCGAACCTTCCTAGCCACCGCTAGCGTCGCCGCGCTGGCGATCGCCGCGCCCGCCGCCGCCCATGAGGGCGACGCGCCCGACGGTATCGAGATGCTGTTGCAGGACGATGGCTCGAGCGAGGGCGAAACCGCCACGCCGACCATGAGCTTCGGCGAATGGGGCGTCGATACCTCGCTGCTGTCCGACACGATCGAGCCGGGCGACGACTTCTTCGCCTACGTCAACCAGAAGTGGCTCGATGCAAACCCGCTGCCGCCCGAATACAGTCGCTTCGGCGCGTTCAACCTGCTGCGCGAGAAATCGACCAGCGATGTGAACACGCTGGTCGACAGCTTGCTCGAGAAGCCCGCCGCTCAGCTGACCTCGGACGAGAAGCGCATCGTCGACGCCTATAATTCCTATGCCGACACCGACGCGATCAATGCCGCCGGTCTCGCGCCGGCGCAGCCTTTTCTCGACAAGATCCGCGATGCGGGCACGCTGGCGGAGCTCGCCACGCTGTGGGGGACCCCGGGCTATTCCTCGCCGATGGGCGGCGGCGTCAGCGTCGATTCGAAAGAGCCGACCCGCTATTCGGTCTATGTCGGATCGGGTGGCCTGGGCCTGCCGGACCGCGACTACTACCTCGACGAGACGGACAAGGGCCGCGAGATCCAGGCCAAGTATCGCGAATACCTGACCTTCCTGCTGAAAGAGGCAGGCTATGACGACCCCGCCGCGATGGCCCAGTCGGTCTACAACTTCGAAGACAGCATCGCCCGCAAGGTCTCCTGGGACCGCGCGACGCGCCGCAACCGCGACCTGACCTACAACGCGCTGACGCCCGACGAACTGGGCGCGCTGGCCGGTGGCTTCCCGCTGACCGCGCTGCTCACCGCGAGCGGCTTTGCCGATACCGACCGCTTCATCGTCGGCGACCTTCCGCCCAGCCTCGAGCAGGCGAAGGAGCTCGGCCTGACGGACGATACGCTCGACAAGATCGGTGGCGGCACGCCCGCGCTGATGGAGCTGGCGGTGAACACCCCGGTCGAGGTGCTGCAGGCCTGGACGATCAAGGAATTCCTCGAAAACAACGCTTCGGTCCTGCCGACGCGCTTCGACGATGCGGATTTCGCGTTCTACGGCAAGGTGCTGCAGGGCACGCCCGAACAGCGCCCGCGCTGGAAGCGTGCGATCGACGAGACCGAAGGCCTGCTCGGCGAGCTGCTCGGCAAGTCCTACGTCGCGGAGTACTTCCCGGCGGAGAACAAGGCCGCGATGGAAGAACTGGTGGCCAACCTGCGCGTCGCGCTGCGCCAGTCGATCGGTGAGATCGACTGGATGGGCGAGGCGACCAAGGAAGAAGCGCTCGACAAGCTCGACAGCTTCGATCCCAAGATCGGCTACCGCGACAATCTTGAAACCTATCAGGGCCTGACCATCACCCCGGGCGATCCGATCGCCAACCGGATGGCCGCAGCCCGCTGGCAGTGGAAGGACAACCTTTCCAAGCTGGGCGGCCCGATCGACCGGACCGAGTGGTTCATGCTGCCCCAGACGGTTAACGCCTACTACAACTCGACCAAGAACGAGATCGTCTTCCCCGCAGCGATCCTGCAGCAGCCGTTCTTCGCGCTGAGCAATGATCCGGCCGTGAACTACGGCGGGATCGGCGGAGTCATCGGGCACGAGATGGGCCACGGCTTCGACGATCAGGGCTCCAAGTCCGACGGCACCGGCATGCTGCGCAACTGGTGGACCGACGCCGACCGCGCCGCGTTCGACAAGCTGGGCGATGCGCTGGTCGCGCAGTACAACAGCTACTGCCCGCTCGACGATGGGGAAACCTGCGTGAACGGGCGCCTGACGCTGGGCGAGAATATCGGCGATCTCGGCGGGCTCAGCCTCGCCTACCGCGCCTACAAGCTCAGCCTCAATGGCAAGGAAGACAAGGTGATCGACGGGCTGACCGGCGACCAGCGCTTCTTCCTCGCCTGGGCGCAGGTGTGGCGCAGCCAGCAGCGCGAGGAGGCGGCCCGCACCCGCCTGCTGACCGATCCGCACAGCCCGGAAGAGTTCCGGGTCAACGGGATCGTGCGCAACATGGATGCGTGGTACGACGCGTTCAACGTGACCCCGCAGGACGATCTGTACCTGCCGCCCGAAGAGCGGATCCGGATCTGGTAA
- a CDS encoding undecaprenyl-diphosphate phosphatase, with amino-acid sequence MDTIVTAILLGILEGLTEFLPVSSTGHLILAQAWFGYDPALWRQYNIIIQLGAILAVVVTYFKTFWTMGTGLLRGERKAFLFVRNILLAFLPAAVIGLLILDVIDAMLESPAVVATALIVGGIAILVLEKAIPTREEQGVEALSWKTAIAIGFVQCLAMIPGTSRSGATIMGALAMGVGRKTAAEFSFFLAVPTMLGASVVKIVQEPELLAGTATIGWTHIALGFFASFLVALVVVRAFVAYVSKRGFAPFAWYRILIGSVTLIWLFAF; translated from the coding sequence ATGGACACCATCGTAACCGCGATCCTGCTCGGCATCCTCGAAGGGCTGACCGAGTTCCTGCCGGTCTCCTCGACCGGTCACCTGATCCTTGCGCAGGCGTGGTTCGGCTACGACCCGGCGCTGTGGCGGCAGTACAACATCATCATCCAGCTGGGCGCGATCCTCGCGGTGGTGGTGACCTATTTCAAAACCTTCTGGACCATGGGCACCGGGTTGCTGCGCGGAGAGCGCAAGGCGTTTCTGTTCGTGCGCAACATCCTGCTCGCCTTCCTGCCCGCAGCGGTGATCGGCCTGCTGATCCTCGACGTGATCGACGCGATGCTGGAAAGCCCCGCCGTGGTCGCGACCGCGCTGATCGTGGGCGGGATCGCGATCCTTGTGCTCGAGAAGGCCATTCCCACCCGCGAGGAGCAGGGGGTCGAAGCACTGTCCTGGAAGACGGCGATCGCCATCGGCTTCGTCCAGTGCCTTGCGATGATCCCCGGCACCAGCCGCTCCGGCGCGACCATCATGGGCGCGCTGGCGATGGGCGTGGGGCGCAAGACCGCGGCCGAATTCTCGTTCTTCCTCGCGGTGCCGACCATGCTCGGCGCCTCGGTGGTCAAGATTGTTCAGGAGCCCGAGCTGCTCGCCGGGACCGCCACGATCGGCTGGACGCATATCGCGCTGGGCTTCTTCGCCAGCTTCCTGGTTGCGCTGGTCGTGGTGCGCGCCTTTGTCGCCTACGTCAGCAAGCGCGGCTTCGCGCCCTTCGCCTGGTATCGGATTCTGATCGGTTCGGTCACGCTGATCTGGCTCTTCGCATTCTAG
- the phhA gene encoding phenylalanine 4-monooxygenase, with protein MPDDVFTAPLKRPAHVGEDWLEPKQTEYDSEDDRIWDDLFARQMEILPGRAATAFLEGLERLDLGAGGVPEFGELSESLNKLTGWSVVPVPMLIPDHIFFWHLANRRFPAGNFIRTRETFDYIQEPDVFHDVFGHVPMLTNPVFADYMQEYGRAGWRAMKHNRLKALGALYWYTVEFGLIMEGGKDLRAYGAGILSGPTEAVFSVEAKSPNRIMLNVDRVMRTDYVISDLQPTYFVIESFEDLYRKTVERDFETLYQKLPPSFTYANSAVIDVDNVVNVGTQEYLLRGGRGSSARPV; from the coding sequence ATGCCCGACGACGTATTCACCGCGCCGCTCAAGCGGCCGGCGCATGTCGGGGAAGACTGGCTGGAGCCCAAGCAGACCGAGTACGACAGCGAAGACGACCGGATCTGGGACGATCTGTTCGCCCGCCAGATGGAAATCCTCCCGGGACGCGCGGCGACCGCTTTTCTCGAAGGGCTGGAGCGACTCGATCTGGGCGCGGGCGGAGTGCCCGAGTTCGGCGAGCTGTCCGAGTCGCTGAACAAGCTGACCGGGTGGAGCGTGGTGCCCGTGCCGATGCTGATCCCCGATCACATCTTCTTCTGGCACCTCGCCAACCGGCGCTTCCCCGCAGGCAATTTCATCCGCACGCGCGAAACCTTCGACTACATCCAGGAACCCGACGTGTTCCACGATGTTTTCGGCCACGTGCCGATGCTGACCAACCCGGTCTTCGCCGATTACATGCAGGAATATGGCCGCGCGGGCTGGCGCGCGATGAAGCATAACCGCCTGAAGGCACTCGGCGCGCTGTACTGGTACACGGTCGAGTTCGGGCTGATCATGGAAGGCGGCAAGGATCTGCGGGCCTATGGCGCCGGGATTCTTTCAGGCCCGACCGAGGCTGTGTTCTCTGTCGAGGCGAAGAGCCCCAACCGGATCATGCTCAACGTCGATCGCGTGATGCGGACCGATTATGTGATCTCGGACCTGCAGCCGACCTATTTCGTGATCGAAAGCTTCGAGGATCTGTACCGCAAGACGGTGGAGCGCGATTTCGAGACGCTCTACCAGAAGCTGCCGCCGTCCTTCACCTACGCCAATTCGGCGGTGATCGACGTGGACAATGTGGTCAATGTCGGCACGCAGGAATACCTGCTGCGTGGCGGGCGCGGCAGCAGCGCACGGCCCGTCTAG
- a CDS encoding MaoC family dehydratase N-terminal domain-containing protein, giving the protein MATDWSDWIGREARAAERLDESLAAHWLATLDLSAPEGAALPQGIHFALCTPQAPTAMLGEDGHPARSDDPASLYPPIDLPRRMWAGSEIAFVRPLMLGDRIDKLSRVVSLSEKEGRSGRLAFLELEHEIAANGEPAIRERQTLVYREAAAPDAPLVPPVVGEKLFDPQAWDRVQTMVPSEALLFRFSALTFNTHRIHYDAPYAREMERYRGPVVHGPLLATLLLQLAAEVAGPVGSFGFSARSPAIVGDTLHLAVREQGDTLELAALNDAGAVLTTAHASR; this is encoded by the coding sequence ATGGCCACCGACTGGTCGGACTGGATCGGGCGCGAGGCGCGCGCTGCCGAACGCCTCGACGAATCGCTCGCCGCACACTGGCTCGCAACGCTCGACCTGAGCGCGCCGGAGGGTGCTGCGTTGCCGCAGGGCATCCACTTCGCCCTGTGCACGCCGCAGGCGCCGACCGCGATGCTGGGCGAGGACGGGCATCCCGCAAGGTCAGACGACCCGGCAAGCCTCTACCCACCGATCGACCTGCCCCGGCGCATGTGGGCGGGCAGCGAGATCGCGTTCGTGCGCCCGTTGATGCTGGGCGACCGGATCGACAAGCTCAGCCGCGTGGTCAGCCTTTCGGAAAAGGAAGGCCGCAGCGGCCGCCTCGCCTTCCTGGAGCTGGAGCACGAGATCGCGGCCAATGGCGAGCCCGCGATCCGCGAGCGGCAGACGCTGGTCTATCGCGAGGCCGCCGCGCCCGACGCACCGCTGGTGCCGCCTGTGGTGGGCGAAAAGCTGTTCGATCCCCAGGCGTGGGACCGGGTGCAGACGATGGTGCCATCCGAAGCGCTGCTGTTCCGCTTCTCCGCACTCACCTTCAACACGCACCGGATTCATTACGATGCGCCCTATGCGCGCGAGATGGAGCGCTATCGCGGGCCAGTGGTCCACGGGCCGCTGCTCGCGACTCTGCTGCTTCAGCTGGCAGCAGAGGTCGCGGGACCGGTCGGCTCCTTCGGTTTCTCCGCCCGTTCGCCCGCGATCGTGGGCGACACGCTGCACCTTGCCGTTCGCGAGCAGGGCGATACGCTGGAACTCGCCGCCCTCAATGATGCAGGCGCGGTGCTGACTACGGCGCACGCCAGCCGCTAA
- a CDS encoding acetyl-CoA C-acetyltransferase: MSELRRAAIVSPLRTPVGRFLGTLTSLEAGPLAAIIIKALVERSGVDPSRVDDVVFAQGYGSGEAPAIGRWSWLAAGLPIETPGFQLDRRCGSGLQAVIEAAMMVQTGAADCVLAGGVESMSNVEHYTTKARHGAKMGDLSLYDRLTRGRLMSQPIERFGVISGMIETAENLAKDYDISREAADEYAVASHQKATAAWDAGKFDAQLVPVDVPQRRKDPIRFDRDEGFRPDASMETLGGLRAIEKGGIVTAGNASQQNDAAAACLVVAEDKLDELGLEPLLWFDSWAAAGCDPARMGIGPVPATERLFARTGKGWDDIDLVELNEAFAPQVLAVLKGWGWSEDDSRRDMLNVNGSGISLGHPIGATGVRILADMAHELHRREGRFALETMCIGGGQGLAALFERAA; the protein is encoded by the coding sequence ATGAGCGAACTGCGCCGCGCCGCGATCGTCTCCCCGCTGCGCACGCCGGTCGGGCGCTTCCTCGGCACGCTGACCTCGCTGGAGGCAGGTCCGCTCGCCGCGATCATCATCAAGGCGCTGGTCGAGCGCTCGGGCGTCGATCCGTCGCGGGTGGACGACGTGGTGTTCGCGCAGGGCTATGGCAGCGGCGAAGCGCCCGCGATCGGGCGCTGGTCGTGGCTCGCGGCAGGTCTGCCGATCGAGACGCCCGGCTTCCAGCTGGACCGGCGTTGCGGATCGGGCCTTCAGGCGGTGATCGAGGCGGCGATGATGGTCCAGACCGGCGCGGCGGACTGCGTGCTGGCGGGCGGTGTCGAGTCGATGTCCAATGTCGAGCATTACACCACCAAGGCGCGCCACGGTGCGAAGATGGGCGACCTCTCGCTCTACGACCGGCTGACGCGCGGTCGGCTGATGAGCCAGCCGATCGAGCGGTTCGGCGTGATCTCCGGCATGATCGAGACGGCGGAAAACCTTGCCAAGGACTACGACATCAGCCGCGAGGCGGCGGATGAATACGCGGTCGCCTCGCACCAGAAGGCCACTGCTGCGTGGGACGCGGGCAAGTTCGATGCGCAGCTGGTACCGGTCGACGTGCCGCAGCGGCGCAAGGATCCGATCCGGTTCGACCGCGACGAGGGCTTCCGGCCCGACGCCTCCATGGAGACGCTCGGTGGCTTGCGCGCGATCGAGAAGGGCGGGATCGTCACCGCGGGCAATGCCAGCCAGCAGAACGATGCCGCCGCCGCGTGCCTGGTGGTCGCGGAGGACAAGCTGGACGAACTCGGCCTCGAACCGCTGCTGTGGTTCGACAGCTGGGCCGCCGCCGGGTGCGATCCGGCGCGGATGGGCATCGGCCCCGTACCCGCCACAGAGCGCCTGTTCGCACGCACCGGCAAGGGGTGGGACGATATCGATCTGGTCGAACTGAACGAGGCCTTCGCGCCGCAGGTGCTCGCCGTGCTCAAGGGCTGGGGCTGGAGCGAAGACGACAGCCGCCGCGACATGCTCAACGTCAACGGATCGGGCATCTCGCTCGGCCACCCGATCGGCGCGACCGGCGTGCGCATCCTCGCGGACATGGCGCACGAACTGCACCGGCGCGAGGGGCGCTTCGCGCTCGAGACGATGTGCATCGGCGGCGGACAGGGCCTCGCCGCGCTGTTCGAACGCGCCGCCTGA
- a CDS encoding acyl-CoA dehydrogenase family protein, whose translation MIMSGMDAEVFDQFIEQLWRYVHERLIPAEKDVIAANAIPEEILDEMREMGLFGLTMPEEYGGAGMNTSQYVETIRVLSYALPAYRSITSINLGMVCTALKKSGTEAQKAEWLPRLAAGEIACFGLTEPGSGSDSAAMQTTAVKDGNGYRLNGSKRYITNAPFAKLGLIMARTSKEPLPKNAHVSAFLVDMEKAGVTVGKPDKKMGQEGSQIADIYLDDVHVDGDALLGGEEGQGFRTAMMSLDNGRLSVAAASAGYARRILDTAMKYALERKAFGEPISQFQLIQAMLADSESEIYAAECMLKDACAKVDAGEPSLLPAASTKLFASEMCGRVADRCVQIHGGAGYLAEYEAERFFRDSRIYRIYEGTSQIMQLVIAKNMLRNFAAEGQA comes from the coding sequence ATGATCATGTCGGGAATGGATGCCGAGGTCTTCGACCAGTTTATCGAGCAGCTGTGGCGCTACGTGCACGAACGGCTGATTCCTGCTGAGAAGGACGTGATCGCGGCGAACGCGATTCCCGAAGAGATTCTCGACGAGATGCGCGAGATGGGCCTGTTCGGCCTGACCATGCCGGAGGAATACGGCGGCGCAGGAATGAACACCTCGCAATATGTCGAGACGATCCGCGTGCTGTCCTACGCGCTGCCCGCTTATCGTTCGATCACCTCGATCAACCTCGGCATGGTGTGCACCGCGCTGAAGAAGTCGGGCACAGAAGCGCAGAAGGCCGAGTGGCTGCCGCGGCTGGCGGCTGGCGAAATCGCCTGTTTCGGCCTGACCGAGCCCGGCAGCGGCTCCGATTCCGCCGCAATGCAGACCACTGCGGTAAAGGATGGCAACGGCTATCGGCTCAACGGCTCCAAACGCTACATCACCAACGCGCCCTTCGCGAAGCTGGGCCTGATCATGGCGCGCACCAGCAAGGAACCGCTGCCCAAGAACGCGCATGTTTCCGCCTTCCTCGTCGATATGGAAAAGGCGGGCGTCACCGTGGGCAAGCCCGACAAGAAGATGGGCCAGGAAGGTAGCCAGATCGCCGACATCTATCTCGACGATGTGCATGTCGATGGCGATGCGCTGCTCGGCGGCGAGGAAGGCCAGGGCTTCCGCACCGCGATGATGAGCCTCGACAATGGGCGCCTTTCGGTCGCTGCGGCAAGCGCGGGCTATGCGCGCCGCATCCTCGACACGGCGATGAAATACGCGCTGGAGCGCAAGGCGTTCGGCGAGCCGATCAGTCAGTTCCAGCTGATCCAGGCGATGCTGGCGGATAGCGAGTCGGAAATCTACGCCGCCGAATGCATGCTCAAGGATGCCTGTGCGAAGGTCGACGCGGGCGAGCCCTCGCTGCTGCCTGCGGCCAGCACCAAGCTGTTCGCCTCCGAAATGTGCGGGCGCGTGGCCGACCGCTGCGTGCAGATCCATGGCGGCGCGGGCTATCTGGCGGAATACGAGGCCGAGAGGTTCTTCCGCGACAGCCGCATCTACCGCATCTACGAAGGCACCAGCCAGATCATGCAGCTGGTGATCGCCAAGAACATGCTGCGCAACTTCGCCGCCGAGGGCCAGGCATGA
- a CDS encoding right-handed parallel beta-helix repeat-containing protein, translating into MTYDSDRISTPFVDRPVLGRPSMLLAALVAAAAIALIPLAALMAQPVPAPFVVVETNRGYPTLQAAVDAIGSGEGSIAIAPGTYRQCAVQQAGRIAYLATEPGSAEFTGAACEGKAALVLRGTEASVSGLIFSNIAVADGNGAGIRQEAGTLTVANSWFRDSQQGILTSHDDQMRLVVDRSTFTRLGTCENSGGCAHSIYTGDIGHLRVTRSRFEQGTGGHYVKARAAMVEIAASSFDDSNGRATNYMIDLPQGARGQITNNWFVQGEDKENYSAFIAVGAEEQTHSSDGLVIAGNDARFVPSLSRESAFVADWTGANLRIDDNRLGAGLTPFQRR; encoded by the coding sequence ATGACCTACGATAGCGACCGCATCAGCACACCTTTCGTCGACCGGCCCGTGCTTGGCCGACCGTCGATGTTGCTGGCCGCGCTGGTCGCGGCGGCGGCGATCGCGCTGATCCCGCTGGCGGCGCTGATGGCGCAGCCGGTGCCCGCGCCCTTCGTCGTGGTCGAAACCAATCGTGGCTACCCCACCTTGCAGGCCGCCGTCGATGCGATCGGATCGGGCGAGGGCAGCATCGCCATCGCGCCGGGCACCTATCGCCAGTGCGCGGTGCAGCAGGCGGGAAGGATCGCCTACCTCGCGACCGAGCCGGGCAGCGCGGAGTTCACCGGCGCCGCGTGCGAAGGCAAGGCGGCGCTGGTCCTGCGCGGCACCGAGGCGAGCGTTTCGGGCCTGATCTTCAGTAATATCGCGGTCGCGGACGGCAATGGCGCGGGGATCCGCCAGGAAGCGGGCACGCTGACCGTGGCCAACTCCTGGTTCCGCGATAGCCAGCAGGGCATCCTCACCAGCCATGACGACCAGATGCGGCTGGTGGTCGACCGTTCCACCTTCACCCGGCTGGGCACCTGCGAGAATTCGGGCGGCTGCGCCCATTCGATCTATACCGGCGATATCGGCCACCTGCGGGTGACCCGCAGCCGGTTCGAACAGGGCACCGGGGGCCATTACGTGAAGGCGCGCGCGGCGATGGTCGAGATCGCGGCCTCCAGCTTCGACGATTCGAACGGCCGGGCCACCAACTACATGATCGACCTGCCGCAGGGTGCGCGGGGGCAGATCACCAATAACTGGTTCGTCCAGGGCGAGGACAAGGAGAACTACTCCGCGTTCATCGCAGTGGGTGCCGAAGAGCAAACCCATAGTTCAGACGGGCTGGTAATCGCGGGCAACGATGCGCGTTTCGTGCCTTCGCTGTCGCGCGAGTCGGCCTTCGTGGCAGACTGGACCGGGGCAAATCTCCGGATCGACGACAACCGGCTGGGTGCCGGCCTCACGCCCTTCCAGCGGCGCTAG
- a CDS encoding GNAT family N-acetyltransferase — protein MRLPTIREEVEKDIPAIRALSRAAFARAQRPRGNEPEIVDALRRDGDLALSLVATNMDEAVIGHLAFSPVTISDGTQGWYAAGPIAVMPTRQRTGIGAQLATQSIVWLTEIGAKGIVLVGDPGYYARFGLHPDPDLILPGVAPEFFQVRMLAEGPRPKGTVTYAPAFGEMPGKL, from the coding sequence ATGAGGTTGCCGACCATCCGGGAAGAGGTCGAAAAAGACATCCCGGCGATCCGAGCCCTCTCCCGCGCAGCCTTTGCGCGGGCGCAGCGGCCGCGGGGTAACGAGCCGGAGATCGTCGACGCGCTGCGCCGGGACGGAGACCTGGCGCTGTCGCTGGTGGCGACCAATATGGACGAGGCGGTGATCGGCCACCTCGCGTTCTCGCCGGTCACGATCTCGGACGGGACGCAGGGCTGGTACGCAGCCGGGCCGATCGCGGTGATGCCGACGCGGCAGCGCACGGGGATCGGTGCGCAGCTTGCGACCCAGAGCATCGTCTGGCTGACGGAGATCGGTGCCAAGGGCATCGTGCTGGTTGGCGATCCGGGTTACTACGCCCGCTTCGGGCTCCATCCCGACCCGGACCTTATCCTGCCGGGGGTTGCGCCGGAGTTCTTTCAGGTCCGCATGCTGGCAGAAGGCCCGCGCCCCAAGGGCACGGTGACTTACGCGCCGGCCTTCGGCGAGATGCCAGGGAAACTCTAG
- the ribA gene encoding GTP cyclohydrolase II, translated as MGAAFGPCPTDHGVRALSAQGAGGSARALAQAIDALRHGWPIRVDGGPVLLPVETAAEPDASGARMLIAAARAQTLKLANQREAAVPHAPVLIEGSERFTLDLARAVADPALDLANPMKGPFRAVALPEAQWPATALEIARRAGVLPAFMIDPAPCEEPLDVTSADLAAFAAPDTLRIAARSRLPTAAAEQAEIAVFRSPADLREHAALIIGRQNADQVPLVRLHSECLTGDVFGSLKCDCGPQLDAALATFAQEAEGGGYGVVLYLRQEGRGIGLINKLRAYQLQDQGHDTVEANLRLGLPDEARDFPIAGRMLSLLGIPRIRLLTNNPAKVTALAESGITIVERVPLSAGINPHNTRYLATKRDRSGHLLP; from the coding sequence TTGGGAGCGGCCTTCGGACCATGTCCCACTGACCACGGAGTTCGAGCTCTGAGCGCGCAGGGCGCAGGCGGCAGCGCCCGCGCGCTGGCGCAGGCGATCGATGCCCTGCGCCATGGCTGGCCGATCCGCGTGGATGGCGGCCCCGTACTGCTGCCGGTCGAGACTGCGGCAGAGCCCGATGCGAGCGGCGCCCGGATGCTGATCGCCGCGGCGCGCGCGCAGACGCTCAAGCTGGCCAACCAGCGTGAAGCCGCCGTCCCCCACGCACCGGTACTGATCGAGGGGAGCGAACGCTTCACGCTCGATCTTGCGCGCGCGGTGGCGGACCCGGCGCTCGACCTCGCCAACCCGATGAAGGGCCCGTTCCGCGCGGTTGCCCTGCCCGAGGCCCAGTGGCCCGCGACCGCGCTCGAGATCGCCCGGCGCGCAGGCGTGCTGCCCGCCTTCATGATCGACCCGGCACCGTGCGAAGAACCGCTCGATGTAACAAGCGCCGATCTTGCCGCATTCGCCGCGCCCGATACGCTGCGGATCGCGGCACGCTCCCGCCTGCCGACCGCTGCGGCCGAACAGGCCGAGATCGCGGTGTTCCGCTCGCCCGCCGACCTGCGCGAACATGCCGCGCTGATTATCGGGCGGCAGAACGCCGATCAGGTGCCGCTTGTGCGCCTGCACTCCGAATGCCTGACCGGCGACGTGTTCGGCAGCCTCAAGTGCGATTGCGGCCCGCAGCTCGATGCCGCGCTCGCCACTTTTGCGCAGGAGGCGGAAGGCGGCGGCTATGGCGTGGTGCTCTACCTCCGGCAGGAAGGGCGCGGCATCGGCCTCATCAACAAGCTGCGCGCATACCAGTTGCAGGATCAGGGGCACGACACGGTCGAGGCGAACCTCCGGCTAGGCCTGCCCGACGAAGCGCGAGACTTTCCCATTGCGGGACGCATGCTTTCACTACTGGGGATTCCACGCATACGTCTGCTGACCAACAACCCGGCGAAGGTTACCGCGCTGGCCGAATCAGGCATCACCATCGTCGAAAGGGTTCCCTTGAGCGCGGGCATCAACCCCCACAACACACGCTATCTCGCGACCAAACGCGATCGTTCCGGCCACCTTTTGCCATGA